The proteins below come from a single candidate division WOR-3 bacterium genomic window:
- a CDS encoding DUF5667 domain-containing protein, producing MKQRIEDVLDELIAEICKGKTIGDCLSKYPQYEEELRPLLELAVKIDEIPTPEPDVEAVRAAMSRVQKPLMRQKRLDLRGFFAFKTLPVRAIAIFLFLFVFEMTTVSLSAKSLPGHFLYPVKRFAEEVQHLLTIDSEGMARLHVVLAGRRTHELSSSAEPGVPLNCALLSEMLHEIDHAIEHLVDLRPESRERLIDQIYECNLFQVDVLERTKECACDCNIEEIEKALLSCMEHRHCLDCIRYHIESDNFKLPVGS from the coding sequence ATGAAGCAGAGAATTGAAGACGTTCTGGATGAATTGATTGCCGAAATATGTAAAGGGAAGACGATTGGCGATTGTTTGAGTAAATATCCTCAATATGAGGAAGAACTTAGGCCGTTGCTTGAGCTTGCCGTGAAAATAGACGAGATTCCTACGCCCGAACCCGATGTCGAGGCAGTACGGGCGGCAATGAGCAGAGTGCAGAAACCCTTAATGCGTCAGAAACGCTTGGATTTACGGGGTTTTTTCGCGTTTAAGACGTTGCCGGTGCGGGCAATAGCAATCTTTCTTTTTCTATTTGTGTTTGAGATGACTACGGTATCATTGAGCGCGAAGAGCCTGCCTGGCCATTTTCTTTATCCGGTCAAGCGCTTTGCCGAGGAGGTCCAGCACTTGCTTACTATCGATTCAGAGGGTATGGCAAGATTGCACGTTGTTTTGGCTGGTAGGCGTACACATGAATTGTCCTCTTCCGCGGAGCCCGGTGTACCGCTGAATTGTGCATTGTTGTCTGAGATGCTCCATGAGATCGATCATGCAATTGAACACCTTGTTGACTTGAGGCCCGAGAGCAGGGAAAGGTTGATCGACCAGATATATGAGTGCAATCTCTTTCAGGTGGATGTGCTCGAGAGAACGAAGGAATGCGCATGCGACTGCAATATCGAGGAAATCGAAAAGGCGCTCCTGAGTTGTATGGAGCACCGTCATTGCCTCGATTGTATTAGATATCACATAGAATCTGACAATTTCAAGCTCCCGGTCGGGTCCTGA
- a CDS encoding RNA polymerase sigma factor, whose product MERNTSLFIRRDIGHPELADLVRRAKRGEERALSDVCSYVYAHIYAYLYYRVDRPEDAEDLTSEVVMKIVQSIKKQRGNFHAWIYQIARNHLIDFYRRRAVRSEISLNDIPEQALKKSDDFSKQIMTRERLKRGLKHLTEEQRQVVILKFIEGHDNREIASIIHKSVGAVKVLQFRALKALRDYFMRRGVYEAEN is encoded by the coding sequence ATGGAAAGGAATACGTCCTTATTTATACGAAGGGATATTGGTCATCCTGAACTCGCTGACCTTGTGCGCAGGGCAAAAAGAGGTGAGGAACGGGCTTTGTCCGATGTATGTTCGTATGTATACGCCCATATTTATGCCTACCTCTACTACCGAGTTGATCGTCCGGAAGACGCTGAGGATTTGACGAGTGAGGTTGTTATGAAAATAGTACAGTCGATAAAGAAACAACGGGGCAATTTTCATGCCTGGATCTATCAGATCGCACGGAATCACCTAATCGATTTCTATCGTCGGCGCGCTGTGCGTTCTGAGATCAGCTTGAATGATATCCCGGAGCAGGCTTTGAAAAAGTCGGATGATTTCAGCAAGCAGATAATGACCAGAGAAAGGTTGAAAAGGGGGTTAAAGCACTTGACCGAAGAACAGAGACAGGTCGTGATCCTTAAATTCATTGAAGGGCACGACAATCGTGAGATAGCCAGTATTATTCATAAATCGGTTGGTGCCGTAAAGGTGCTTCAATTCAGAGCATTGAAGGCCTTACGTGATTATTTCATGAGGAGAGGTGTCTATGAAGCAGAGAATTGA
- a CDS encoding Rrf2 family transcriptional regulator, translating to MRLTTMTTYAVQAMLDLAEKPTGTVVSLREIAGRQGLKVKYLEQIFMKLTHAGLVKSKKGPGGGYSLQRPVNAIKISEIMEAVGESRAPVRCLVPDNNRHCSRLEHCAIRPYWKRMKETIDQFLDSSTLYDIIHEKKKMI from the coding sequence ATGCGTCTGACCACCATGACCACATATGCGGTCCAGGCCATGCTCGATCTGGCCGAGAAGCCGACCGGCACAGTTGTTTCATTGCGGGAAATTGCCGGGCGCCAGGGATTAAAAGTGAAATACCTTGAGCAGATATTCATGAAACTCACTCATGCCGGGCTGGTGAAGAGCAAGAAAGGCCCGGGCGGAGGTTATTCACTTCAACGTCCGGTCAACGCAATCAAGATCAGTGAAATAATGGAAGCGGTTGGTGAGTCACGGGCACCGGTGCGATGCCTGGTCCCGGACAACAACAGACATTGCTCCCGGCTTGAACACTGTGCGATCAGGCCTTACTGGAAAAGAATGAAAGAAACAATAGATCAATTCCTTGACTCTTCAACGCTCTATGATATTATTCATGAAAAAAAGAAAATGATATGA
- a CDS encoding AIR synthase family protein — protein MNDLPEIGKISAEAFNKLIFPHLGAVRPEVAVGPQHGVDVGIVEIGNRAVAITTDPVFIVREYGLERAAWFAIHILASDVVTSGLPPAYLAIDLNLPLSVTEKELSTIWTTIDKECKKMGMAIVCGHTARYDNCNYPMVGGATVLAIGDVDDYVTPRFCREGDQIIITKGPAIEAAGIFATMFPKYLTKTLGPEFSQKAQGLFYKMSVVDDALTAVKIGVRDAGISAMHDATECGVYGGIFEIAQAAALGARVNVSRILFEDCVQEICDLFKIDPYKSISEGTLIITCREHKADALTNRLNESGIKASIVGELVSAKHGISVIEDNKEKKLEHPRVDPFWRAFHDALQNYGKLER, from the coding sequence ATGAATGATTTACCCGAGATCGGCAAGATATCTGCAGAAGCCTTCAACAAACTGATTTTCCCTCATCTTGGCGCGGTCCGTCCCGAAGTGGCGGTTGGTCCCCAGCACGGGGTCGATGTCGGCATCGTTGAGATCGGAAACAGAGCCGTGGCAATAACTACTGACCCGGTTTTCATCGTACGCGAATACGGGTTGGAAAGGGCAGCCTGGTTCGCGATTCACATATTGGCCTCTGACGTGGTAACGTCAGGGTTGCCACCTGCATATCTGGCGATCGATCTTAACCTCCCGCTTTCCGTAACCGAAAAAGAACTGAGCACCATCTGGACGACAATCGATAAAGAATGCAAGAAGATGGGCATGGCAATTGTGTGCGGACATACCGCACGATACGATAACTGCAACTATCCAATGGTGGGCGGTGCCACGGTACTGGCAATTGGCGATGTCGATGATTATGTGACGCCCAGATTCTGCCGGGAGGGCGACCAGATCATCATAACGAAGGGACCGGCAATCGAAGCCGCAGGCATATTCGCGACCATGTTTCCTAAATATCTGACAAAGACTCTGGGTCCGGAATTCTCACAGAAAGCACAGGGTCTGTTCTACAAGATGTCGGTAGTGGATGATGCATTGACCGCTGTAAAGATCGGTGTCCGTGATGCCGGGATCTCGGCAATGCACGATGCAACTGAGTGCGGTGTTTATGGAGGGATATTCGAGATCGCTCAGGCTGCCGCGCTTGGCGCCCGCGTCAATGTCTCACGCATCCTTTTTGAAGACTGCGTCCAGGAGATATGTGACCTGTTCAAAATCGATCCCTACAAATCGATCAGTGAAGGAACCTTAATAATAACTTGCCGCGAGCATAAAGCCGATGCGCTCACCAATAGGCTCAACGAGTCCGGAATAAAAGCATCGATTGTTGGTGAATTAGTATCTGCAAAGCATGGCATCTCGGTAATTGAAGACAATAAAGAAAAAAAATTAGAGCATCCCCGGGTGGATCCTTTCTGGCGCGCATTCCATGATGCCCTACAGAATTACGGTAAACTGGAGAGGTAA
- the nifS gene encoding cysteine desulfurase NifS, whose product MRNKERRVYLDNNATTPTDPRIIEKMLPYFHEISANPSSIHRAGRQARDAVEEAREKLSRLVNCRTEETYFTSGGTEADNMAIKGTVFAQNERNKIITSEIEHHAVLTTCEYMTKFGYEIIKVPVDKHGIVDLDFLSRSVDEKTLLVSIMHANNEVGTIEPVNEIARIAHRHGAIFHTDAVQTVGKIPIDIDDLEIDMLSLSGHKFYGPKGIGALIVRRGTRFDPLHHGGHHERNKRAGTENVPGIVGLGKACEIAVTEITGEEKRLQVLRDNLWAGITKDIKEVLLNGHPEKRLAGTLNLSVRYIEGESMLLNLDMQGICASSGSACTSGSLEASHVLLAMGVPHDLAHGSLRFSMGRFNRDEDIDYVIKVFPEIVRKLRAISPLYKNNLSKH is encoded by the coding sequence ATGAGAAATAAGGAGAGGAGGGTGTATCTCGACAACAATGCGACGACTCCCACGGATCCTCGGATCATTGAGAAGATGCTTCCTTACTTCCACGAGATATCAGCTAACCCGTCTTCGATTCACCGCGCGGGTCGTCAGGCTCGAGACGCCGTGGAAGAAGCAAGAGAAAAACTCTCACGCCTCGTGAACTGCAGAACCGAAGAAACGTATTTCACGTCAGGAGGAACCGAAGCTGACAATATGGCAATCAAAGGTACTGTTTTTGCACAAAATGAACGTAATAAGATCATCACTTCCGAGATCGAACACCACGCGGTATTAACAACCTGCGAGTACATGACAAAATTCGGCTACGAAATCATCAAGGTGCCGGTGGACAAGCATGGCATCGTTGATCTGGATTTCTTATCTCGCTCGGTTGATGAAAAAACACTACTTGTCTCTATCATGCACGCTAATAATGAAGTAGGAACGATCGAGCCGGTCAATGAAATAGCCCGGATCGCACACCGGCACGGTGCCATATTCCATACCGATGCAGTGCAGACAGTAGGCAAGATTCCTATCGATATCGACGACCTCGAGATCGACATGTTATCTCTATCCGGCCATAAATTCTATGGTCCCAAGGGAATCGGAGCTCTTATCGTCCGTAGGGGCACAAGGTTCGATCCGCTGCATCATGGCGGCCATCACGAGAGAAACAAACGCGCCGGCACCGAGAACGTGCCAGGCATTGTCGGGCTTGGAAAAGCTTGCGAAATAGCTGTAACAGAAATAACCGGTGAAGAAAAAAGACTCCAAGTACTAAGGGATAATCTATGGGCCGGTATCACTAAAGATATCAAGGAAGTCCTACTGAACGGTCACCCCGAAAAAAGACTGGCCGGCACACTTAATCTCAGCGTCAGGTATATTGAAGGCGAGTCGATGTTGCTCAACCTCGACATGCAGGGCATTTGTGCCTCAAGCGGATCAGCCTGCACTTCGGGCAGCCTCGAAGCATCACACGTGCTACTCGCAATGGGTGTGCCGCACGACCTGGCTCACGGTTCTCTGCGTTTCTCAATGGGGCGATTCAATAGGGACGAAGACATTGATTACGTGATCAAGGTATTCCCGGAGATCGTCAGAAAACTGAGGGCGATCTCTCCGCTTTACAAGAACAACCTTAGCAAGCATTAG
- a CDS encoding iron-sulfur cluster assembly scaffold protein, which yields MQYSQKVMDHFMNPRNVGEIEDADGVGTCGNPVCGDLMTFYIKIHPQTDDLDKARISEIRFKTFGCGAAIAVASMASEMAKGKSLSEVAAMSRDDVANMLDGLPPIKMHCSNIGVQAIQEAVKDYLQQIGRDDLARRIKGCPKKEH from the coding sequence ATGCAATATTCACAAAAAGTCATGGACCACTTCATGAATCCACGCAATGTGGGTGAAATAGAAGACGCCGATGGTGTCGGTACGTGCGGCAATCCGGTATGCGGTGACCTCATGACATTCTATATCAAGATTCACCCGCAAACTGATGATCTTGATAAGGCACGGATATCTGAAATACGCTTCAAAACTTTTGGTTGCGGTGCAGCGATCGCGGTCGCTTCAATGGCGAGCGAAATGGCAAAAGGCAAGTCACTCTCAGAAGTCGCTGCGATGTCACGCGATGATGTCGCGAACATGCTTGATGGATTACCGCCAATCAAGATGCACTGTTCAAACATTGGAGTCCAGGCAATTCAGGAAGCAGTGAAGGATTACCTGCAGCAAATAGGCAGGGACGATCTTGCGCGCAGGATTAAGGGCTGCCCTAAGAAAGAACACTGA
- a CDS encoding RNA polymerase sigma factor, which translates to MKTRGEITHLIEKALDRDEEACTRILNLYKGRIFSYVFRMVRNYHDAEDITFETFIKCFNALASFDTSKPFTTWLFTIAHNLTMDHFRKHKIELEYCDEFHPSSDDLPREYEKKRKIEQIDQALSQLPPLDRELIILFHKEENTYQEISEIMKIPVTTIKTRLHRARKKLHGLVHKKPEKQ; encoded by the coding sequence ATGAAGACGCGCGGCGAGATCACCCATCTCATCGAAAAGGCGCTCGACCGCGATGAAGAAGCTTGTACAAGGATTCTCAATCTATACAAAGGAAGGATCTTCAGCTACGTGTTTCGCATGGTCCGCAATTATCACGACGCCGAGGATATAACTTTTGAAACGTTTATCAAATGTTTCAATGCTCTGGCATCTTTCGATACGTCCAAGCCTTTTACCACCTGGCTTTTCACAATCGCCCATAATCTTACCATGGACCATTTCAGGAAGCATAAAATAGAATTGGAGTATTGTGATGAGTTTCACCCAAGCAGTGACGATCTACCCAGAGAATATGAAAAAAAGCGAAAGATCGAACAGATCGATCAAGCACTCAGCCAGCTCCCGCCGCTCGACCGTGAATTGATCATCCTCTTTCACAAAGAAGAGAATACATACCAGGAAATCAGCGAGATCATGAAGATACCTGTAACGACGATCAAGACCAGGCTGCATCGGGCACGAAAGAAACTGCACGGGCTCGTCCACAAGAAACCAGAAAAACAGTGA
- a CDS encoding zf-HC2 domain-containing protein, whose translation MRHKEIERLIQQRLDRELNPDESARLDKHLARCSECAVFFQEMSQTASLVQQIDEMHPQVGFNARILARLGAKRRFAWSKAGIAFAGSWVAALVFFIYSSLPAQILGRLTTSFPSIVRLSEKVELVITSLSQVLTPVFKNALSSANPAIGLVFSILFVYFLGKALQKEVKCRA comes from the coding sequence ATGAGACATAAAGAGATAGAAAGACTAATCCAACAGAGACTGGACCGTGAACTGAACCCGGATGAAAGCGCCCGTCTGGATAAGCACCTGGCACGTTGTTCTGAATGCGCAGTGTTCTTCCAGGAAATGTCACAGACAGCAAGTCTTGTGCAACAGATTGATGAGATGCACCCGCAAGTTGGTTTCAATGCACGGATACTTGCCCGACTCGGAGCGAAAAGACGATTTGCCTGGTCAAAAGCAGGCATTGCTTTTGCCGGGAGCTGGGTAGCAGCATTGGTATTCTTCATCTACTCCTCGCTACCAGCGCAGATCCTGGGGCGGTTAACGACCTCGTTCCCGTCGATCGTCAGACTATCGGAAAAGGTCGAGCTGGTAATAACTTCGCTGAGCCAGGTTTTGACACCGGTATTTAAGAACGCATTGAGCAGTGCGAACCCGGCCATCGGATTGGTCTTCAGTATTCTGTTCGTATATTTCTTGGGCAAAGCCTTACAAAAGGAGGTAAAATGCAGGGCTTAA
- a CDS encoding polymer-forming cytoskeletal protein, translating to MQGLTTILLIVTAAVGQSLTANADYIGALAPVEVTATRYANEDMAWSGLMPAVEVTASRYDKEDVAWSGMIPDVMSLIKAYCCENESEYGHPDVEAAHAAILVKQVDIPDFEMNIEVADLKIFGAIPGAITFSGDYHLVAGDTIDEDVTVTGGNARIDGVIIGELAVMGGTVDVNGMIDGEVAVLGGNLDITGLIDGDAAVFGGNIKNRGIIDGELHVVGGTVYLDSGSVVTGDISMVGGTVERDENAVVEGDIESVEIKALEKVLPRISQAFRLPRMLPGRSVFPSAIFLGMLLVLYLFNLLVAVIFPNAIEKIEAKIEQSIWAAIGLGLAIQLLFVPLIVLFAISIIGIPLIILLPLAVCLATLFGLSALSLAAGERVCKGFKWNVESLLGRLSLGWLAIMLIPIILILIGPPAFAIGFVIIYITMTIGLGGVIYTLIRRTPKEAKK from the coding sequence ATGCAGGGCTTAACAACAATATTGCTAATAGTTACCGCAGCCGTCGGCCAATCCTTGACCGCTAACGCTGATTACATCGGCGCATTAGCGCCAGTCGAGGTGACGGCAACGCGCTACGCAAATGAAGACATGGCCTGGAGCGGCTTAATGCCCGCGGTAGAGGTCACGGCGTCCAGGTACGATAAAGAAGATGTCGCCTGGTCGGGTATGATACCGGACGTTATGTCACTCATAAAAGCATACTGCTGTGAGAACGAGAGCGAATATGGTCATCCAGATGTTGAAGCTGCTCATGCAGCGATACTGGTCAAACAGGTCGATATTCCCGATTTCGAAATGAATATTGAGGTTGCCGACCTGAAGATCTTCGGCGCAATTCCCGGTGCGATCACATTCAGCGGCGATTACCACCTGGTGGCTGGCGATACTATCGACGAGGACGTAACCGTGACCGGTGGCAATGCCAGGATCGACGGTGTCATCATCGGAGAGCTGGCCGTAATGGGTGGAACCGTTGATGTCAATGGAATGATTGATGGTGAAGTCGCAGTACTCGGAGGCAATCTTGACATCACAGGGTTAATCGATGGGGATGCTGCCGTGTTCGGCGGCAATATCAAGAACCGCGGGATCATCGATGGAGAACTACATGTTGTTGGAGGCACTGTTTACCTCGATTCAGGATCTGTGGTCACTGGCGATATCAGTATGGTTGGTGGTACGGTTGAACGTGATGAGAATGCAGTAGTAGAGGGAGACATCGAATCGGTCGAGATCAAAGCTCTGGAAAAAGTCCTGCCCCGCATTAGCCAGGCGTTCAGACTTCCGCGTATGTTACCGGGCAGAAGCGTATTTCCGAGTGCAATATTCCTTGGTATGCTGCTCGTTCTCTATCTATTCAATCTACTGGTGGCGGTGATCTTCCCCAATGCCATAGAAAAAATCGAGGCGAAGATCGAACAGAGCATTTGGGCAGCGATCGGCCTGGGACTCGCGATACAGTTGCTGTTCGTACCGCTTATCGTGCTCTTTGCCATCTCGATAATCGGCATACCGCTTATCATATTGCTCCCCCTGGCAGTTTGTCTGGCAACGCTATTCGGTCTCTCGGCACTCTCGCTCGCCGCTGGTGAGCGTGTATGCAAGGGATTCAAATGGAACGTCGAGAGCCTGCTCGGCAGGCTCAGTCTTGGCTGGCTGGCGATCATGCTCATTCCCATCATCCTCATTCTCATCGGACCACCCGCCTTCGCGATCGGCTTCGTGATCATCTACATCACGATGACCATAGGTCTGGGCGGCGTGATATACACATTGATCAGGCGAACACCCAAAGAAGCAAAGAAATAA
- a CDS encoding GreA/GreB family elongation factor, with translation MTRIDDALRLVASRKFHELEDLWTDMITDASIEIDDYLSIGDAVQNAGDSSRAGLLLELLSDYHESKKEYETVIRIQKRMLRYDRESLQIRNKLMALYRKQYKDSLHLEDYLELSGLSSSEPIMKAIQKFEDYMRYDIGRYFFFERYGIGKVVAVKPEKKEIVVDFELKKKHFLTIDIAKGLLTPITQTHFLHVKHEDIDKLRSMAVEQPAEVVLMILRSFSEPMPALRIKGYLEGIVDKTHINKFWERVRKTLERHDNIRVTGKTSKTYSFVDSVVDKENQAIEAFHNAKLRDKYGIAEEYAHKMPGVFEQLIPHLVQLGRLVQKDHPGIALDILMLFDEKKADAQLSYSIEDLFEANAPEDILKETTNPQNGARFISYIKEKDPNRWPDIASGILFAINDFKIMDAVSEHMRDTPDKLEDIYRRILAMPKDYPRQFHWMLKKIESGALNDYFRPNLIPKFIDSLSYVQGVKATVKKILTLKSFDEVIARTELNDARRIQESVKSSTVLSEHEKSGYLRILEHYFPVMVEVKTDIIYSTEAALIRKKKELEHILTIEIPANKKEISRAREFGDLSENFEYKAAKEKQDQLYAKVKNIESELMNVRVIDPANIATDAVGVGTEVKLQNTEDESTVVYTIMGRWDTDLSNNIISNEAPLARTVLGRKINDIVNIKDIAYRIVEITPAIQ, from the coding sequence ATGACAAGAATTGATGATGCATTAAGGCTTGTTGCCAGCCGCAAATTCCACGAACTCGAAGACCTGTGGACCGACATGATAACGGATGCGAGCATTGAAATTGATGATTATCTGTCCATCGGCGACGCGGTTCAAAATGCTGGCGATTCTTCCAGGGCGGGCCTTCTGCTGGAGCTGCTCAGCGATTATCATGAATCGAAGAAGGAATACGAGACGGTAATCAGAATACAGAAACGTATGTTACGCTATGACCGAGAGAGCCTCCAAATACGAAACAAACTCATGGCTCTCTATAGAAAGCAATACAAAGACTCTCTCCACCTTGAGGACTATCTGGAGCTCTCGGGTTTGAGCAGCAGCGAGCCAATAATGAAGGCGATACAAAAATTTGAGGATTATATGCGCTATGACATAGGCAGGTACTTCTTCTTCGAACGCTACGGAATAGGAAAGGTCGTTGCTGTCAAACCAGAGAAAAAGGAAATAGTGGTGGATTTTGAACTGAAGAAGAAACATTTCCTGACCATCGATATAGCAAAAGGTCTGCTTACGCCAATTACGCAAACCCACTTCCTCCATGTGAAACATGAAGACATCGATAAGTTGAGATCGATGGCGGTGGAACAGCCGGCTGAGGTCGTATTAATGATCCTGCGCAGTTTCTCTGAACCCATGCCGGCATTAAGGATAAAAGGCTATTTGGAAGGCATAGTCGACAAAACGCACATAAACAAGTTCTGGGAAAGGGTACGGAAAACCCTCGAGAGACACGATAACATAAGAGTCACGGGCAAAACCTCGAAGACATATTCCTTCGTTGATTCGGTTGTCGACAAGGAAAACCAGGCGATCGAAGCATTTCATAATGCAAAGCTCAGGGACAAGTACGGAATCGCAGAGGAATATGCACACAAAATGCCCGGGGTCTTTGAACAGCTCATACCGCACCTTGTCCAGCTCGGCAGACTCGTTCAAAAAGATCATCCGGGCATTGCCCTTGATATCCTGATGCTGTTCGATGAAAAGAAGGCAGATGCCCAATTGAGTTATTCAATCGAAGACCTGTTCGAAGCGAACGCACCTGAAGACATCCTCAAAGAAACGACCAACCCCCAAAACGGTGCCAGATTCATCTCATATATCAAAGAAAAAGATCCGAACAGATGGCCTGATATCGCATCTGGCATTCTGTTTGCCATCAACGATTTCAAAATAATGGACGCAGTGAGCGAGCACATGCGCGATACGCCCGACAAGCTCGAAGATATTTATCGCAGGATACTGGCCATGCCAAAAGACTACCCCAGGCAATTTCACTGGATGCTCAAGAAGATCGAGAGCGGCGCCTTGAATGACTATTTCAGGCCTAATCTTATTCCTAAATTCATAGACAGCCTCTCTTATGTTCAGGGAGTCAAAGCAACAGTAAAGAAGATCTTGACCTTAAAGAGCTTTGACGAAGTTATCGCGCGCACTGAGCTTAACGATGCGCGACGAATCCAAGAATCGGTCAAGAGTAGCACGGTATTGAGCGAGCATGAGAAATCAGGTTACCTGAGAATTCTCGAACACTATTTTCCGGTTATGGTGGAAGTGAAAACCGACATCATCTACTCCACAGAGGCTGCGTTGATCCGTAAGAAAAAGGAACTCGAACATATCCTCACTATTGAAATCCCGGCAAATAAGAAAGAAATCAGCCGCGCCCGTGAATTCGGTGACCTCAGCGAAAACTTCGAATACAAAGCAGCAAAAGAAAAGCAGGACCAGCTCTATGCAAAGGTGAAGAACATAGAATCGGAACTAATGAATGTGCGTGTGATCGACCCCGCAAACATCGCCACCGATGCCGTTGGTGTCGGCACCGAAGTGAAACTCCAGAACACGGAAGATGAATCGACGGTCGTATACACAATAATGGGGAGGTGGGATACTGACCTTTCAAACAATATCATATCCAATGAAGCACCGCTCGCCCGGACGGTGCTGGGCAGGAAAATCAATGATATAGTAAACATCAAAGACATAGCATATCGCATCGTGGAAATCACACCCGCAATCCAGTGA
- a CDS encoding PDZ domain-containing protein: protein MKTIILLMTLFIPLSMHGNEDTVGYLGLSTQNLSEAMKIAFDVDYGLLVDRIYEGSPAEEGGMNVGDIIQKIDGNEIRDYKTLRKIVRENPSKRVTVSLLRKGKQISKTVTLGAKEKSRISINIDIPEIPDLQVILGTKELQDNIAELRVELDELKRELEEIKEQLR, encoded by the coding sequence ATGAAGACCATAATTCTATTGATGACGCTCTTTATCCCACTGTCAATGCACGGGAATGAAGATACGGTTGGATATCTCGGACTTTCCACTCAGAACCTGAGTGAAGCAATGAAGATTGCATTCGATGTTGACTATGGGCTTCTCGTCGACAGGATCTACGAGGGATCACCGGCGGAAGAAGGAGGCATGAACGTTGGTGATATAATCCAGAAGATCGATGGCAATGAAATAAGAGACTACAAAACACTCAGGAAAATCGTCCGGGAGAATCCGAGCAAGCGTGTCACCGTGTCACTGCTTCGCAAGGGCAAACAGATCTCGAAGACAGTCACGCTTGGTGCCAAAGAGAAATCAAGAATAAGCATTAACATAGATATACCGGAGATCCCCGATCTCCAGGTCATACTCGGAACGAAGGAGCTGCAGGACAATATCGCCGAGTTGAGAGTCGAACTCGACGAATTAAAGAGAGAGTTGGAGGAGATCAAGGAACAATTGAGATAG
- a CDS encoding PH domain-containing protein, giving the protein MEFKVAKFDTPALITTSIVTFLLAGLATLVFFLAPHGWVFSIISVLIISLSYLLSPMRYSFKGSDLIIRKVIGKEISIKLSEVESYVVVPNFTKLRVARTFGNGGLFGYYGTFSTAEYGPIDCQLRSLKNVIILKTKDKTYAISPDAVAQFEEKLTNAVKGVKGTIDVLVPSEPGTMEHANPLILLLPVFLFILTVVMVLLVYLQLPERVAVHFDMHGNPDGWGSRTSYLISGILPAAVLAAISILTFFIVRRAARKPNLPYLLVIIFAVIQFFTAYISFETYWVNKQGNHIIPFPYNMIVYFIAIAVLLFVYYRKVRSSA; this is encoded by the coding sequence ATGGAATTCAAAGTAGCCAAGTTTGACACGCCCGCGTTGATAACTACTTCTATCGTCACTTTCCTGCTTGCAGGGTTGGCAACACTGGTCTTTTTTCTGGCACCTCATGGCTGGGTTTTCAGTATTATCTCAGTATTGATCATTTCTCTTTCGTATCTCCTGAGCCCGATGAGATACAGTTTCAAAGGCTCTGATCTCATCATCCGAAAGGTCATCGGAAAAGAAATAAGCATCAAGCTCAGTGAAGTAGAAAGCTATGTGGTCGTTCCAAATTTTACGAAACTGCGGGTCGCGCGGACTTTTGGCAATGGTGGGTTATTTGGATATTACGGCACTTTTTCTACTGCAGAATACGGGCCGATAGATTGCCAACTACGCAGCCTCAAGAACGTCATTATTTTAAAAACCAAAGACAAAACCTACGCAATATCACCGGATGCAGTAGCTCAGTTCGAAGAGAAATTGACGAACGCGGTCAAAGGAGTGAAGGGCACGATCGATGTCTTGGTACCGTCAGAACCCGGGACTATGGAGCATGCAAATCCTCTGATCTTACTTCTGCCGGTATTCCTTTTCATCCTTACTGTGGTAATGGTACTCCTTGTATATCTGCAATTACCCGAACGCGTTGCGGTTCATTTCGATATGCACGGGAATCCTGATGGATGGGGTTCGCGGACATCCTATCTGATATCAGGAATCTTACCTGCTGCGGTCCTAGCTGCAATCAGCATACTCACTTTTTTCATTGTAAGAAGAGCAGCAAGAAAACCAAACCTTCCATATCTGCTGGTGATAATTTTCGCCGTAATTCAATTTTTTACCGCTTATATATCATTCGAAACATACTGGGTGAACAAACAAGGCAATCATATCATACCATTCCCGTACAACATGATTGTTTATTTCATCGCAATCGCGGTGCTACTTTTTGTTTATTATAGGAAAGTCAGGTCCAGTGCCTGA